From Gottschalkiaceae bacterium SANA:
TTGATGAAAGCATTAGCTGTTGTTGCAGCTTTTCAATTGCCAAAAATGTTTACCTTCGTTATGATTGTTGGCGTTTTACGTAGTGGTGGAGATACCCGCTATTGTATGATTCTAGATTTGGTTGGGGTATGGGCCATTGGTGTTCCCCTGGCTTTTATATCAACCCTGGTTTGGCACCTACCCGTGCACTGGGTTTTAGTTTGTGTGTTCTTTGAAGAAATTCTAAAGGGATTTGTTACAATCCCACGTTTTTTAAGCAAGCGGTGGGTGAACAATGTGATTCGTGATGGCTTTGAATAGGAGGGAATCGATGAGAATGGAACCGAAGGATCGAAGAGGATTGGTGGAAGCCGCTTTGGGCGAGCGCCCCTTTGATTTGTTGATTCAGAATGTACAATTGGTGAATGTATTTACGGGTGAAATCTATCCAGCGGATGTAGGTGTGTATAATGGATTTATCGCTCATGTGGAAGCAAATCCGGATCAGGATACTCGAGAAAAAGCGACGCTTATAGCAACAGAAGTCTATGATGGACAGGGGCAATTTCTAGCCCCCGGTTTTGTCGACAGTCATGTTCATGTGGAGAGCGGCATGATGACTCCAGCACATTATTCCGAAGTGGTTGTTCCACACGGAACCACAACAATTATTTCGGACCCCCATGAGATTGCCAATGTATTAGGAATCGAAGGGGTGGAATACATGCACGAAGCCAGTTATGGTCTTCCTTTGCGCCACTATTTGCTGGCTCCTTCCTGTGTACCTGCAGTTCCTGAGTTAGAGGGTGCGGGCGCTATATTTGGAGTGAAAGATGTGGAAAGTCTTCTGGATTTGGAACGGGTGATTGGAATTGGTGAAGTGATGGATTATCCTGGCGTGCTTAATGGGAGCCAAAGGATGCAGGAAATTCTGAAGTTGGCATTGAGCCGAGATGTATTTGTTCAGGGTCATGCTCCGGCAGTAAAAGGTAGGGAACTTTCCGCTTATCTATGCGCAGGGATTGAATCTTGCCATGAAACCCGTATTGGTTTTAATGCACGAGAAAAACTGAGAAATGGTTTGATTGTGGATGCCAGAGAAAGCTCCATGAGTCAGAATGTTGCTGGGATCGTCAAGGAAACACTTCAATTTGATTCACCCTTGAATCTGACTTTTTGTACGGATGATCGAGAGCCAAAGGATTTAATCGAAAAGGGGCATGTTTCTCATGGTATTCGACAAGCTGTAGCGGAAGGGATGGATCCTGTCCGTGCTATTCGCCATGCAAGTCTTTACGCAGCAAAAGAAGTTGCTATTAAAAATTTAGGCGCGGTCGCTCCAGGCTATACGGCAGATCTACAATTGTTGCCTGATTTAAAGGAATTTCGACCAACAGCTGTTTTTATGGAAGGTGAACTGGTGGCAAAGGATGGGGCGTGTATTGCATCGATTGTCAAGCAAGAATTTGCTGTAGAATCGCGGAATACCATGAAATTGAATCCCTTGACCGTTCCTGAGCTTCAGATTCACGCTCAAGGGCGAAGAGCGAAATGCCATGTTATTGAATACATGAGTATGAATGGGGCGCGAACTCAGCTAGCAGAGGAATGGGTTCCCATTCGAGATGGCGTATTGGATCTTTCGCAAACTGATTTATACTATGTGTCCATCGTGAATCGACATGGATCAGGTGATCTAGCGGTTGGATTGGTGCGTGGCTTTGGGTTAAATACAGGATCCGTTGGATCCACGGTAGCACATGATTGCCATAATTTATCCTTAGTTTATCGCGATCCGGA
This genomic window contains:
- the ade_2 gene encoding adenine deaminase, whose product is MRMEPKDRRGLVEAALGERPFDLLIQNVQLVNVFTGEIYPADVGVYNGFIAHVEANPDQDTREKATLIATEVYDGQGQFLAPGFVDSHVHVESGMMTPAHYSEVVVPHGTTTIISDPHEIANVLGIEGVEYMHEASYGLPLRHYLLAPSCVPAVPELEGAGAIFGVKDVESLLDLERVIGIGEVMDYPGVLNGSQRMQEILKLALSRDVFVQGHAPAVKGRELSAYLCAGIESCHETRIGFNAREKLRNGLIVDARESSMSQNVAGIVKETLQFDSPLNLTFCTDDREPKDLIEKGHVSHGIRQAVAEGMDPVRAIRHASLYAAKEVAIKNLGAVAPGYTADLQLLPDLKEFRPTAVFMEGELVAKDGACIASIVKQEFAVESRNTMKLNPLTVPELQIHAQGRRAKCHVIEYMSMNGARTQLAEEWVPIRDGVLDLSQTDLYYVSIVNRHGSGDLAVGLVRGFGLNTGSVGSTVAHDCHNLSLVYRDPEEAVQIANVLQKCGGGIAYAKEKTVQGVLELPIAGILSAHPGQNVMKEIEIVSSGIRAMGINNQAPHLRAATIALPVIPDVKMSDLGMIDVVKQTFIPVVVEVE